The genomic stretch ATCCGAGCAACCCGCGACGCGCCAGCGCATCCAAGTGAGGAGTGAAGGCGGCCTGCAGTGTCGTCCTGCCGCCGAGCTCCTCGATCGGCCACCCCGCCGCTCCGTCCAGAATCACGACCACGTATTTCATGCGCAGAGTCCTTAGCTCCTCGGCTACAAGGGAAAGCGTACAACAGGAACGCGCGGATTGGGGGCGCGGGAATCTCGGCAGCCCACGTTTGCATGTGCGGAGCGCTGACATGAACTGATCTGGCGAGCGGCACCGCCCGCTCGGCCGCCCACTCGGGTATCATGCTCGCATGAAGCTGACTACATACCATGACACCCGCGGGCTCGACACCGAGCCCAAGACGTTCACCCAGGTCGTCGTCGAGGGCATCGCGCCCGGAGGCGGGCTGTACGTGCCCGACGAGCTGCCGGCGTTCTCTCTTTCCGAGATACTCTCGCTTTCCGAGATGCCGTACTGGCAGCGCGCTGCGCATGTGTTCGAGCGGTTCGGCGTCGATGTCGCGCCGGAGCGTATCGCTGCGCTCATGCAGCAGGCGTACGGTTCCCAATGGGACGACGAGCGCATCGCGCCGGTCGAGGAAGTCGTGCCAGGCACGTGGGTGCTAGAGCTGTGGCACGGCCCCACCTCGGCGTTCAAGGACATGGCGCTGCAGTGTATGCCGCTCTTCTTCTCCGAGGCGATCGAAGTGCAGCGCGCGCAGGGCCGCTCGGCGGACGACTATCTGATCCTCGTAGCGACGTCGGGCGACACCGGCAAGGCCGCGCTCGACGGCTTCGCCGATCGCGCTCACACCAGCATCATCGTCTTCTACCCCGCCGAGGGTGTCAGCGACATCCAGCGCAAGCAGATGGTCACGCAGCACGGCGAGAATGTCGGCGTCTTCGGCGTGCGCGGCAACTTCGACGACTGCCAGTCGGCCGTCAAGGCGGCGTTCGCCGATCCCTCCTTCGCCGAGATGCTGCACGCCGAGCACGGGCTGAAGCTCTCCAGCGCCAACTCTATCAACTGGGGAAGGCTGCTGCCGCAGATCGTCTACTACGCGAGCGCGTACGCCGACATGGTAGCCGGCGGAGGAGTCGTCGAGGGTCGGCCCATCGATGTGTGCGTGCCGACGGGCAACTTCGGAAACATCCTCGGTGCGTACTACGCCAAGCGCATGGGCGTGCCGATCGGCAGGCTACTTGTGGCATCCAACGAGAACAACGTGCTGGCCGACTTCATCGCCACCGGCGTCTACGACATCTCGGACCGGCAGTTCGTTACAACGCCGAGCCCCTCGATGGA from Coriobacteriia bacterium encodes the following:
- a CDS encoding threonine synthase gives rise to the protein MKLTTYHDTRGLDTEPKTFTQVVVEGIAPGGGLYVPDELPAFSLSEILSLSEMPYWQRAAHVFERFGVDVAPERIAALMQQAYGSQWDDERIAPVEEVVPGTWVLELWHGPTSAFKDMALQCMPLFFSEAIEVQRAQGRSADDYLILVATSGDTGKAALDGFADRAHTSIIVFYPAEGVSDIQRKQMVTQHGENVGVFGVRGNFDDCQSAVKAAFADPSFAEMLHAEHGLKLSSANSINWGRLLPQIVYYASAYADMVAGGGVVEGRPIDVCVPTGNFGNILGAYYAKRMGVPIGRLLVASNENNVLADFIATGVYDISDRQFVTTPSPSMDILISSNLERLLFEITRDPARIREWMASLAQTGRFQVDRETFGAIRELFSADYADNDESLETIRNVLADSEYLLDPHTAVAWEIAERLRERDPVLVVSTAHWAKFGTDVYKALAGIPYDEILPDGIRELTGVELLARVTELAPDAYAPKSLTELDDMAERFSVVVDAGRTGVENAVLTWL